A window of Thermococcus aggregans contains these coding sequences:
- a CDS encoding radical SAM protein, whose translation MAMWFRRFEIEEIRRAKKALPHYFSILSGKEKPNFFYAKQAEVDFEEDASLENLWEIHEEGMEKLRENDLKESPKKSLLDLKSLIAHKILESCELCEFKCHANRFKEAGYCRVKETLVASDFLHIGEEPELVPSYTVFFSGCNFRCVFCQNWDISQYRVGVRHSPEEMATKIAVAYAEGAKNVNFVGGEPTPNLPFILETLKYVKVPIPVVWNSNMYMSEKSMKLLDGIVDIYLGDFKWGNNEDALKYSKSPNYWETVTRNFLLAKKHYKAEFLIRHLVMPGHLDCCTRPILKWISENLGKDVRVNVMFQYRPEYRAHEYPEIDRRLTNDEMLKAAQLVKEFGLKNALVG comes from the coding sequence ATGGCTATGTGGTTTAGAAGATTCGAAATTGAAGAGATTAGAAGGGCAAAAAAAGCTCTGCCACATTATTTCTCAATTCTGAGCGGGAAAGAAAAACCAAACTTCTTCTATGCAAAGCAGGCAGAGGTGGATTTTGAAGAGGATGCAAGTCTTGAGAATTTGTGGGAAATACACGAAGAGGGCATGGAAAAGTTGAGAGAGAATGACCTAAAGGAGAGTCCCAAAAAGAGCCTCCTTGATCTAAAATCACTAATAGCTCACAAAATCCTTGAAAGCTGCGAGTTATGTGAGTTTAAATGCCATGCAAACCGGTTTAAGGAAGCGGGATACTGCAGGGTTAAAGAAACTCTGGTTGCAAGCGACTTCCTTCACATAGGAGAAGAGCCAGAGCTTGTACCTTCTTACACAGTCTTCTTTTCAGGGTGCAACTTTCGCTGTGTTTTCTGCCAGAATTGGGACATAAGTCAATATCGGGTAGGTGTGAGGCACTCCCCTGAAGAAATGGCAACCAAAATAGCGGTAGCGTATGCTGAAGGCGCCAAAAACGTCAATTTCGTTGGAGGTGAGCCCACTCCAAACCTTCCTTTTATTCTTGAAACTCTAAAATATGTCAAAGTCCCGATTCCAGTAGTGTGGAACTCGAACATGTATATGAGCGAGAAAAGCATGAAGCTTTTAGATGGAATTGTCGATATTTACCTCGGAGACTTCAAATGGGGCAACAATGAGGATGCGCTTAAGTACTCAAAATCTCCCAACTACTGGGAAACAGTTACCAGAAACTTCTTATTGGCTAAAAAGCACTATAAAGCCGAGTTTTTGATAAGACACCTTGTAATGCCTGGCCATTTAGACTGCTGCACGAGGCCGATTTTGAAATGGATAAGCGAAAACCTCGGCAAGGACGTGAGAGTTAACGTGATGTTTCAGTACCGGCCGGAGTATAGGGCTCATGAGTACCCCGAAATTGATAGAAGGCTTACGAACGATGAAATGCTCAAGGCAGCCCAGCTTGTGAAGGAGTTTGGATTAAAAAACGCGCTGGTGGGGTGA
- a CDS encoding peptidase M54, producing the protein MELVGFVHVGNTFNEKLIARTYRRVNRYFKSKDLPIRLVYLGELELGPGYLINIQTDGGSVKGYPLEAITELLHAKLIHAQEELFQKKKAREEKNERTEERVIMNKIFGIVNFPIVSRNPYLDFYEKFLGVHQEFHELKVMVLSIKPFESENEKTFENRLFKGILHEIGHAFELNHCQEDCVMNPPKVIEEWDLRREDFCEKCFLELKRNVKGKAD; encoded by the coding sequence ATGGAGCTTGTTGGATTCGTTCACGTTGGCAACACATTCAATGAAAAGCTAATTGCCAGAACATATAGAAGGGTTAATAGGTATTTTAAATCAAAAGACCTCCCAATAAGGCTTGTTTATCTTGGAGAGCTTGAGTTAGGCCCGGGATATCTCATCAACATCCAAACAGACGGTGGAAGTGTTAAAGGGTATCCTCTTGAAGCCATCACTGAACTTTTACATGCGAAACTTATACATGCTCAAGAAGAGCTTTTTCAGAAGAAGAAAGCAAGAGAAGAGAAAAACGAGAGAACCGAAGAAAGAGTTATCATGAACAAGATATTCGGGATAGTTAACTTCCCCATCGTTTCGAGAAATCCCTACCTAGATTTCTACGAGAAATTTTTAGGAGTTCATCAAGAGTTTCACGAATTAAAGGTCATGGTTCTTTCAATAAAACCTTTTGAATCTGAAAACGAAAAGACTTTTGAAAATCGGCTTTTTAAAGGAATTTTACACGAAATTGGCCATGCTTTTGAGCTGAATCACTGCCAAGAGGACTGCGTTATGAACCCCCCAAAGGTTATTGAGGAGTGGGACTTAAGGAGAGAAGATTTCTGTGAAAAGTGCTTTTTGGAGCTGAAAAGAAATGTTAAGGGGAAAGCGGATTAG
- a CDS encoding MoaD/ThiS family protein gives MVKIKLMGAFAHLAKARELEIKLDKPKQVDEILREIIPRYDEFHDKIILINGKPAKGNALVEEGDEIKVMPVLSGG, from the coding sequence ATGGTAAAGATCAAGCTTATGGGTGCTTTTGCCCACCTTGCTAAAGCTAGGGAGCTTGAAATAAAGCTCGATAAGCCCAAACAAGTGGATGAAATACTCAGAGAGATAATCCCAAGGTACGATGAATTTCACGACAAGATAATCCTCATTAACGGCAAGCCCGCAAAAGGAAATGCCCTAGTTGAGGAAGGCGATGAAATAAAGGTCATGCCCGTCCTCAGTGGCGGTTAG
- the pyk gene encoding pyruvate kinase: MELPAHKTKIIATIGPASRDKDTIEKMIKAGMSVARINFSHGTLEEHAKTIELVRKTAEKLEKRVAILGDLPGVKMRVGKIKGDSVKLQKGSKVVLTTRDVEGDETTLPVEFEDFPKLVSKGDVIYLSDGYIMLRVEEVRGKDVECVVVHGGTLFSHKGINIPKANLPIEAITPRDFEIIEFAIENGIDAIGLSFVGSVYDVLKVKSFIEKKNGDLFVIAKIERPDAVRNFDEILNVADGIMIARGDLGVEMPIEKLPIMQKQLIKKANLAAKPVITATQMLVSMTTERIPKRAEVTDVANAILDGTDAVMLSEETAIGKYPVETVEMMARIARTTEEYRESMGYSRLRAWLDSLPKRSTIKEAITRSVIDSLCAIDIKYILTPTRTGLTPRLISRFKPKQWILAFSSNEKVCNNLAFSYGVYSFCMEENFDEKDIIMLIKGLGLAKEDDTVLLTEGKPIGKTTGTNTLRIFQIP; the protein is encoded by the coding sequence ATGGAACTTCCCGCTCACAAAACAAAAATAATCGCCACAATTGGACCCGCTTCAAGGGATAAGGATACCATAGAAAAAATGATAAAAGCCGGAATGAGCGTTGCGAGGATAAACTTTTCCCACGGAACCCTTGAAGAGCATGCAAAGACTATTGAATTGGTGAGAAAAACTGCCGAGAAGTTGGAAAAGAGGGTTGCGATTCTGGGTGATCTGCCGGGAGTAAAGATGAGAGTTGGAAAGATAAAAGGAGATTCTGTAAAACTACAAAAGGGGAGTAAAGTCGTACTTACTACGAGAGACGTTGAAGGAGATGAAACAACTCTTCCCGTCGAGTTTGAAGACTTCCCCAAGCTGGTGTCAAAAGGAGATGTGATATACCTAAGCGATGGTTACATAATGTTAAGGGTTGAAGAAGTTAGAGGAAAGGATGTCGAATGTGTTGTAGTGCATGGTGGTACGCTGTTCTCGCACAAAGGAATAAACATTCCAAAGGCTAATCTTCCAATTGAAGCGATAACTCCAAGGGACTTTGAGATAATAGAATTTGCAATTGAAAATGGAATAGACGCAATAGGATTGTCGTTTGTGGGTTCGGTATATGATGTGCTTAAAGTAAAGAGTTTCATTGAAAAGAAAAACGGAGACCTCTTTGTGATCGCAAAAATAGAGCGCCCAGATGCAGTGAGAAACTTTGATGAAATTCTAAACGTCGCTGATGGAATAATGATAGCGAGGGGAGACTTGGGAGTGGAGATGCCAATTGAGAAGCTCCCAATAATGCAGAAACAACTTATAAAAAAGGCTAACTTGGCTGCGAAGCCAGTTATTACTGCAACTCAAATGCTCGTCTCGATGACTACCGAAAGAATACCAAAGAGAGCAGAAGTAACGGATGTAGCAAACGCAATATTGGACGGCACGGATGCCGTGATGCTGTCCGAAGAGACTGCCATAGGAAAATATCCCGTGGAAACGGTGGAAATGATGGCAAGGATAGCCAGGACAACTGAGGAATATAGGGAATCAATGGGATACTCCAGATTGCGCGCTTGGCTCGACTCATTGCCAAAAAGAAGCACGATAAAAGAGGCAATAACCCGGAGCGTTATAGATTCTCTCTGTGCTATAGACATAAAATACATCCTAACCCCGACAAGAACCGGGTTAACCCCGAGGCTCATATCACGTTTCAAACCAAAACAATGGATCTTGGCTTTCTCAAGTAACGAGAAGGTCTGCAACAACTTAGCATTTTCCTACGGAGTTTATTCGTTCTGCATGGAAGAGAACTTTGATGAGAAAGACATAATAATGCTGATAAAAGGATTGGGACTAGCCAAAGAAGATGACACAGTCCTCTTAACAGAAGGAAAGCCAATAGGAAAGACAACAGGAACAAATACACTGCGTATTTTCCAGATTCCTTAG
- the for gene encoding tungsten-containing formaldehyde ferredoxin oxidoreductase, giving the protein MKGWWGRILRVDLTNNKVWVQEYPEEVAKNFIGGRGLAAWILWNEAKNVDPLGPENKLVFASGPFNGLPTPSGGKMVIAAKSPITGGYGDGNLGTMATVHLRKAGYDAIVVEGKAKKPVYLYIEDDNVSILSAEGLWGKTTFETEKELKEIHGKNVGVLSIGPGGENLVKYAVVISQEGRAAGRPGMGAVMGSKKLKAVVIKGTKEIPVADKEKLRELSQEAYDAILNSPGYPFWHRQGTMAAVEWTNENSALPTRNFSDGSFEFARSIDGYTMEGMKVKQRGCPYCNMPCGNVVLDADGQESELDYENVALLGSNLGIGKLNEVSVLNRIADEMGLDTISLGVSISYVMEAKEKGIIKDDDAPEFGDFKKAKQLALDIAYRRGELGNLAAEGVKVMSEKLGAKDFAMHVKGLEVSGYNCYIYPGMALAYGTSAIGAHHKEAWVIAWEIGTAPIEGEKAQKVEYKITYDPEKAAKVIELQRLRGGLFEMLTACRLPWVEIGLSLDYYPKLLEAITGVKYTWDDLYKAADRVYALIRAYWVREYNGNWSRGMDYPPERWFKEGLKSGPYKGQHLDKEKYDALLSEYYKLRGWDERGIPKKETLKELNLEFVIPELEKVTKLE; this is encoded by the coding sequence ATGAAAGGTTGGTGGGGACGGATACTTAGAGTTGATTTAACGAACAACAAAGTTTGGGTACAAGAATATCCTGAAGAAGTTGCAAAGAACTTTATTGGTGGGAGAGGTTTAGCTGCATGGATTCTTTGGAATGAAGCCAAAAACGTTGATCCTCTTGGCCCAGAAAACAAACTAGTTTTTGCAAGCGGTCCATTTAACGGTCTCCCAACACCAAGCGGTGGAAAAATGGTTATCGCTGCTAAGAGCCCAATAACCGGTGGTTATGGTGATGGTAACCTTGGAACAATGGCCACAGTCCATTTAAGAAAAGCGGGTTATGATGCTATTGTTGTTGAAGGTAAGGCCAAAAAACCCGTCTACCTCTACATTGAGGATGATAACGTAAGTATTTTGAGTGCCGAAGGTCTCTGGGGTAAGACTACTTTTGAAACTGAGAAAGAGCTTAAGGAAATACACGGAAAGAACGTTGGAGTTCTGAGCATAGGCCCTGGTGGAGAGAACCTCGTTAAATATGCTGTTGTTATCTCCCAAGAAGGAAGAGCGGCAGGAAGACCCGGTATGGGTGCAGTAATGGGTAGCAAGAAGCTCAAGGCAGTGGTTATTAAGGGTACCAAGGAAATTCCAGTTGCGGATAAGGAGAAACTTAGGGAGCTTTCACAAGAGGCCTACGATGCAATTCTCAATTCACCCGGCTATCCGTTCTGGCACAGACAAGGAACAATGGCCGCTGTAGAATGGACAAATGAAAACTCTGCACTGCCAACGAGGAACTTTAGCGATGGAAGCTTTGAGTTTGCACGCTCAATAGACGGTTACACAATGGAGGGTATGAAAGTCAAGCAAAGGGGCTGTCCATACTGTAACATGCCGTGTGGAAACGTTGTCCTTGATGCAGACGGCCAAGAGAGCGAACTTGACTATGAGAACGTCGCCTTACTCGGCTCAAACCTTGGAATTGGGAAGCTCAATGAGGTCTCCGTCCTTAACAGAATTGCCGATGAAATGGGTCTCGATACAATCTCACTGGGAGTTTCGATATCTTACGTAATGGAAGCCAAAGAGAAAGGTATCATAAAAGACGACGATGCTCCCGAATTTGGCGACTTCAAGAAAGCTAAGCAGCTAGCCTTGGACATAGCTTACAGAAGGGGAGAACTTGGAAACCTTGCTGCCGAAGGTGTCAAAGTTATGAGTGAAAAACTCGGTGCTAAAGACTTTGCAATGCACGTAAAAGGCTTGGAAGTTAGCGGTTACAACTGTTACATCTACCCGGGAATGGCTCTTGCGTATGGAACAAGTGCCATCGGTGCCCACCACAAGGAAGCATGGGTCATCGCATGGGAAATTGGAACGGCCCCAATTGAGGGCGAAAAGGCTCAAAAGGTTGAGTACAAGATCACCTACGACCCAGAGAAAGCCGCAAAAGTCATTGAATTGCAGAGACTTAGAGGTGGCCTCTTCGAGATGCTTACCGCCTGTAGACTCCCATGGGTTGAAATAGGACTCAGCCTGGACTACTATCCAAAGCTTCTTGAAGCTATTACCGGTGTCAAGTACACATGGGACGACCTATACAAAGCTGCGGACAGAGTTTATGCCCTCATAAGAGCATACTGGGTAAGAGAATACAACGGCAACTGGAGCAGAGGGATGGACTACCCACCAGAGAGATGGTTCAAGGAAGGTCTCAAGAGCGGACCCTACAAGGGACAGCACCTTGATAAAGAGAAATACGATGCATTGCTCAGCGAGTACTACAAGCTTAGAGGATGGGACGAGAGAGGTATTCCAAAGAAGGAGACCCTCAAAGAGCTCAACCTTGAATTCGTCATTCCAGAGCTTGAGAAGGTTACAAAGCTCGAGTGA
- a CDS encoding TIGR04140 family protein codes for MRKKLITALPPEEILRIKDTSKAQVKIKIREVEAYFGVPRWEVVIEGTEEEVEKFMNVLMRSRGGG; via the coding sequence ATGAGAAAAAAGTTGATAACAGCACTTCCTCCGGAGGAGATTCTTAGAATCAAGGACACTTCCAAGGCGCAGGTAAAGATAAAAATCCGGGAAGTGGAGGCCTATTTTGGGGTACCAAGATGGGAGGTCGTTATTGAAGGGACTGAAGAGGAAGTTGAGAAATTCATGAACGTTTTAATGAGATCCAGAGGAGGTGGTTAG
- a CDS encoding glycosyltransferase family 2 protein encodes MLRGKRISVVIPAYNEAKRIGKVLSKIPEFVDEVIVVDDGSEDNTSEVAKNHGAEVIRLKENQGKGTAMREGIKKASGDIVVFIDADGQHNPEEIEKLVFPILKGEADFVIGSRLIKTQGKRPLIRKVSNFLSTSLIKIKLGIDVKDTQSGFRAIRREFLPEIESKRYEVETEVLIKAVKKGARVKEVPVERIYGIETGHFRFEDVLRFLNSLIKY; translated from the coding sequence ATGTTAAGGGGAAAGCGGATTAGCGTTGTTATTCCAGCCTACAACGAGGCGAAGAGGATAGGGAAAGTCCTTTCAAAAATACCCGAGTTTGTTGACGAAGTTATTGTTGTTGATGATGGGAGCGAAGACAACACTTCCGAGGTCGCAAAAAACCACGGAGCAGAAGTCATAAGGCTTAAAGAAAACCAAGGGAAAGGTACGGCAATGAGAGAAGGAATTAAAAAGGCAAGCGGAGACATCGTGGTCTTTATAGACGCAGACGGCCAGCATAATCCGGAGGAAATTGAAAAGCTTGTCTTCCCTATTCTAAAAGGTGAGGCAGACTTTGTCATAGGCTCCCGATTGATAAAAACACAGGGAAAAAGGCCGCTTATACGGAAGGTAAGCAATTTTCTAAGCACGAGCTTAATAAAGATCAAGCTGGGTATTGATGTCAAAGACACCCAAAGCGGGTTTAGAGCAATTAGGAGAGAATTCCTGCCAGAGATAGAGAGCAAGAGGTATGAGGTCGAAACAGAGGTTTTAATAAAAGCCGTGAAAAAGGGAGCAAGGGTCAAAGAAGTTCCTGTAGAGAGAATATATGGGATTGAAACTGGTCACTTCAGGTTTGAAGACGTTTTGAGGTTTCTCAACTCTCTCATTAAGTACTGA
- a CDS encoding molybdopterin-binding protein — protein MFAEIITVGDELLTGNTVDSNSAFIAQKLTERGYWVKRITTVGDDVEDIKSVIRESLSRKPEVLIIAGGLGPTHDDVTMLGVAKALNLELELREDALKRIEEFYIELYKKGLIDDPKLNEARKKMAYLPTGAEMLNNSVGAAPGAFLIHEHTKIFVLPGMPREMKAMLENEVLPRLGKRTFLQKKLLAEITDESKLAPILNEALKKFNIKIHSSPKGFGKYIGIILFGESEEEIERARKFMEEKGIKFEEV, from the coding sequence ATGTTCGCGGAAATCATTACAGTAGGTGACGAACTCTTAACGGGTAATACAGTTGACAGCAACTCTGCTTTTATAGCCCAAAAACTCACGGAAAGAGGCTATTGGGTGAAGCGAATAACTACCGTTGGAGATGACGTTGAGGATATAAAAAGCGTAATTAGGGAATCCCTTTCCAGAAAGCCAGAGGTTTTGATAATAGCCGGTGGACTTGGGCCAACTCACGACGACGTTACAATGCTCGGAGTTGCCAAGGCTCTCAACCTTGAGTTGGAATTAAGGGAAGATGCCCTCAAGAGAATTGAGGAATTTTACATAGAACTTTACAAGAAAGGCCTTATAGATGATCCAAAACTTAATGAGGCGCGAAAGAAGATGGCATACCTCCCAACGGGGGCTGAGATGCTAAACAACTCCGTTGGAGCAGCTCCGGGCGCCTTTTTGATCCATGAGCATACAAAAATCTTTGTTCTCCCTGGGATGCCAAGGGAAATGAAGGCAATGCTTGAAAACGAAGTTCTTCCTAGACTTGGAAAAAGAACTTTCCTCCAGAAAAAGCTTCTCGCAGAGATAACAGACGAGTCAAAGCTTGCTCCTATCTTAAATGAGGCGTTGAAGAAGTTCAACATAAAGATTCATTCCTCACCGAAAGGATTTGGAAAATATATTGGGATAATTCTCTTTGGAGAATCTGAGGAGGAAATTGAAAGGGCTAGGAAATTTATGGAAGAAAAAGGGATAAAATTCGAAGAAGTCTAA
- a CDS encoding FumA C-terminus/TtdB family hydratase beta subunit, which yields MAVKLTTPLSEKEVLKLRAGDIVYLSGVIYTARDLAHRKIIEEGAPFDPRGAVIYHCGPVVRKRENFEIVSAGPTTSARMNKYLDKILSIGIKGIIGKGGMNPEPFRKHKAVYFAFTGGAGSLAAKSIRRVVDVHWLEELGIPEAVWVFEVKDFPLIVGIDAFGDSLYSNRH from the coding sequence ATGGCAGTAAAGCTTACAACCCCGCTAAGCGAGAAAGAAGTATTAAAGCTTAGGGCGGGGGACATCGTATATCTTTCTGGAGTAATCTATACGGCAAGAGACCTTGCACATAGGAAAATAATCGAAGAAGGAGCACCTTTCGATCCAAGAGGAGCGGTAATATATCATTGTGGGCCCGTAGTTAGAAAGAGGGAAAATTTTGAGATAGTCTCGGCAGGCCCAACAACGAGCGCGAGGATGAACAAATACCTGGACAAAATTCTAAGCATAGGAATCAAGGGCATCATAGGAAAAGGGGGCATGAACCCAGAGCCTTTTAGAAAACACAAAGCTGTTTACTTTGCTTTTACCGGAGGCGCTGGTTCCCTTGCGGCAAAAAGTATAAGAAGAGTTGTAGATGTCCATTGGCTAGAGGAGCTTGGAATTCCTGAGGCTGTGTGGGTTTTTGAGGTTAAAGATTTCCCACTCATAGTGGGGATAGACGCTTTTGGAGATTCTCTTTACTCTAACCGCCACTGA
- a CDS encoding ATPase, with amino-acid sequence MIEVVKNDFVKSYRLQQSLEALERVRGEISEKAYERLKALLHYRLYGKEFDRSRIKEKIALAFSMGSDSTATLLILRWAGFDVVPVMVKLPQMEDVVLLRAQSYGAVFVEVPKYMEVINSQIQKRAPICGKCHSMIMEAVKNYARKNGIKIVASGDLLSFGSISIYKEEDLIKLNFPAFLALDKREAIKILDRKYTLGFGCSLWKSATKTAPILKRFGIQRVLRELRAGAIDKEIAKALIKDILKS; translated from the coding sequence ATGATAGAGGTAGTAAAAAACGACTTCGTTAAGTCCTACCGTCTACAGCAGAGCCTCGAAGCCCTTGAGCGAGTTAGAGGAGAGATTAGCGAAAAAGCCTACGAAAGGTTAAAAGCTCTGCTTCATTACAGACTCTACGGAAAGGAATTTGATAGAAGCAGGATCAAAGAAAAAATAGCTTTAGCCTTTTCAATGGGGAGCGACAGTACTGCAACACTTTTAATCCTACGCTGGGCCGGTTTTGATGTTGTCCCGGTTATGGTAAAGCTCCCACAAATGGAGGACGTAGTATTGCTAAGAGCTCAGAGCTACGGGGCGGTTTTTGTTGAAGTTCCCAAATATATGGAAGTCATAAACTCCCAAATACAAAAGAGAGCTCCCATATGCGGTAAGTGCCACTCAATGATAATGGAAGCCGTCAAAAACTACGCAAGAAAAAATGGAATAAAAATAGTGGCCTCGGGGGATCTGCTTAGCTTTGGGAGTATTTCAATCTACAAGGAAGAGGACTTGATAAAGCTAAACTTTCCTGCGTTTTTAGCTCTGGACAAGAGGGAAGCAATAAAAATACTTGACAGGAAATACACACTAGGGTTTGGTTGCTCCTTGTGGAAAAGCGCCACTAAAACAGCACCAATCTTAAAGCGCTTTGGCATCCAGAGGGTGTTGAGAGAGCTCAGGGCGGGAGCAATAGACAAGGAAATAGCAAAAGCCCTCATCAAAGATATCCTAAAAAGTTAA
- a CDS encoding fumarate hydratase, translating into MEDAIIEAIRLAVTKIPDDVVKSLQKAYEKENSPTARFNLENILNAIEIGEKEQIPVCQDTGTVTFFVEAGVRSPYLGVIKELITSALEKATREIPLRPNTVDVLTNKNIGNFPIIHWELVGGDKIKIAVLPKGGGSENCSALAMLTPAEGFEGVKQFVIERVKECGGKPCPPIILGIGIGGSSDLALKLAKKALLRPIGKRHQDEKIARFEEELLEEINSLKIGPMGMGGKTTALDVKVEVAPRHPASFPVGIVFQCWAHRKAFLEINKDGEVRIWQ; encoded by the coding sequence ATGGAAGATGCTATAATTGAAGCTATAAGGCTTGCCGTCACAAAGATTCCAGATGACGTTGTTAAATCTCTCCAAAAAGCCTACGAGAAAGAGAACAGTCCAACTGCAAGATTCAACCTTGAAAACATTTTAAACGCCATTGAAATCGGAGAAAAGGAACAAATTCCGGTGTGTCAAGATACTGGAACTGTAACTTTCTTTGTAGAGGCTGGAGTTAGAAGCCCCTACCTTGGAGTGATCAAAGAGCTCATAACATCTGCCTTAGAGAAAGCAACAAGGGAAATCCCTCTAAGACCGAACACAGTTGATGTTCTCACGAACAAGAATATTGGAAACTTCCCGATTATCCACTGGGAGCTTGTAGGTGGAGATAAGATAAAAATAGCCGTTCTACCAAAGGGAGGAGGGAGCGAGAATTGCTCCGCTTTAGCGATGCTAACTCCAGCGGAGGGATTTGAAGGTGTGAAGCAGTTCGTCATTGAGAGGGTTAAGGAATGTGGCGGAAAACCCTGTCCCCCAATAATCCTTGGAATAGGCATTGGGGGAAGCTCAGATTTGGCTCTAAAGCTTGCCAAAAAAGCCTTGTTAAGACCCATAGGAAAGAGGCATCAAGACGAGAAAATAGCGAGATTTGAAGAGGAGCTCTTAGAGGAGATCAATTCCCTCAAAATTGGCCCTATGGGAATGGGAGGAAAAACGACCGCACTGGATGTAAAAGTTGAAGTTGCTCCAAGGCATCCGGCGTCGTTTCCAGTTGGGATTGTGTTCCAGTGCTGGGCTCACAGAAAGGCATTTCTTGAGATTAATAAGGATGGAGAGGTGAGAATATGGCAGTAA
- a CDS encoding prenyltransferase/squalene oxidase repeat-containing protein, translating into MGSKLENYINLRAVLRYVEERRHEDGGYCFVSLLNETNINDTYYAVKIYDLLGMEVPEREKTIEFLYTSLKPQQAVVAISMAIEGLAILGAKDLAEEGLSLVFEKYRPLEGKFAVGLGGSEEFGTATPLEATYWVLRAFKAVDHKISPEEKEKIREFIESFRKGDGYGVKQAITTMTYQAIFALNSLDYKTPKTSHFHRCEAYGGFTEVPYSLPPYLEPTFYALRGLKLLGEKPRYVKEHINFIRALQNPNGGFRRSLEMGISNFQNTYRGLRALDDLLSF; encoded by the coding sequence ATGGGCTCGAAGCTAGAGAATTATATAAACCTTAGAGCAGTTTTGAGATATGTTGAGGAGAGGAGACATGAAGATGGAGGTTACTGCTTTGTTTCCCTCTTAAATGAGACAAACATAAATGACACATACTATGCGGTTAAAATCTACGACCTCCTAGGCATGGAAGTTCCAGAGCGAGAAAAAACAATAGAATTTCTCTATACCTCATTAAAGCCCCAACAAGCAGTTGTTGCAATATCTATGGCAATTGAAGGGTTAGCGATTCTAGGGGCAAAAGACCTCGCAGAAGAAGGCCTTTCATTGGTCTTTGAAAAATATAGGCCCCTTGAGGGCAAGTTCGCTGTGGGTCTTGGAGGAAGCGAAGAATTTGGAACTGCAACTCCACTTGAGGCAACTTACTGGGTGCTTAGAGCGTTCAAGGCAGTAGATCACAAAATCTCTCCAGAAGAAAAAGAGAAAATAAGAGAGTTCATTGAAAGCTTTAGAAAGGGTGATGGTTATGGAGTAAAGCAAGCTATAACCACTATGACTTATCAGGCAATATTTGCACTTAATTCTCTAGATTACAAAACACCCAAAACAAGCCACTTTCATAGATGTGAGGCTTACGGTGGCTTCACAGAGGTGCCTTATTCCCTCCCGCCCTACCTAGAGCCAACGTTTTATGCATTGAGGGGGTTAAAACTACTCGGTGAGAAGCCGCGGTATGTGAAGGAGCATATAAACTTTATAAGAGCTCTTCAAAACCCCAATGGGGGCTTTAGAAGGAGTCTTGAAATGGGAATATCAAACTTCCAGAACACCTACAGAGGCTTGAGGGCACTTGACGACCTTCTAAGCTTTTAA